The following are encoded together in the Glycine soja cultivar W05 chromosome 5, ASM419377v2, whole genome shotgun sequence genome:
- the LOC114411259 gene encoding uncharacterized protein LOC114411259, which yields MPTVSRTEPVDEDIRDHIEDMIRDLGQDCFQQAHAPLYDKIESDSKKPLYSGCTSFTRLSAVLALVNLKVRFGWSDKSFTEFLVILKKMLPEQNALLKNHYKEKKILCTVGMEYQKIHACPNDCILYKNQFAEMRKCPTCGVSWYKINDDKFSDDASKNNSRPAKVCWYLPIIPRFKGLFANGHDAKTLTWHADGKKVMDCSDIWLILLNGRQLIISYGNLSGYSVKGHHACPICEGNMSFIQLKHGNKIVYVKHRRFLKPYHPYQQLKETFNGSQENESALQPLAGNEFYDRVKDIITIFGKTQKKTSS from the exons ATGCCAACAGTTTCTCGCACTGAGCCGGTTGATGAAGACATCAGAGATCATATAGAAGACATGATTCGCGATCTTGGACAAGATTGTTTTCAACAAGCACATGCACCTTTGTATGATAAAATagaaagtgattcaaagaagccatTGTATTCGGGGTGCACAAGTTTCACAAGGTTGTCAGCGGTGTTAGCTTTGGTCAACTTGAAGGTaagatttgggtggagtgacaaaagcttcactgAATTTCTTGTGATATTGAAGAAGATGCTTCCTGAACAAAATGCATTGTTGAAAAATCActacaaggagaagaagatTTTATGTACTGTGGGAATGGAGTACCAGAAAATCcatgcatgccctaatgattgcatattgtacaaAAATCAGTTTGCAGAAATGCGTAAGTGCCCCACATGTGGGGTATCATGGTACAAAATCAATGATGACAAATTTAGTGATGATGCAAGCAAAAACAATAGTCGTCCAGCAAAGGTGTgctggtatcttccaataataccaagATTTAAGGGATTGTTTGCTAATGGACATGATGCAAAAacccttacatggcatgcagatGGAAAAAAAGTGATGGATTGCTCCGACATCTGGCTGATCCTCCTCAATGGAAGACAATTGATCATTT CATATGGAAATTTAAGTGGATATAGTGTCAAAGGACATCATGCATGTCCTATATGTGAGGGAAACATGAGCTTCATCCAACTGAAACATGGAAATAAGATAGTATATGTCAAGCACCGAAGATTTCTGAAACCTTATCACCCGTATCAGCAATTGAAGGaaacttttaatggaagtcaggAGAATGAAAGTGCATTGCAACCATTAGCTGGAAACGAATTTTATGATCGGGTGAAGGACATCATAACTATctttgggaagacccaaaagaagacATCATCTTAG